In Toxoplasma gondii ME49 chromosome X, whole genome shotgun sequence, a single genomic region encodes these proteins:
- a CDS encoding hypothetical protein (encoded by transcript TGME49_236230) yields MLRRLRVAEILREEQRAARKRQCLAAASCLHAEGRAEAPGGPEKERKRLRPFSEEAKVERKTRKVGKRREIAVDSRQFRSISCELPDSFASEVADERTRENAAFLWSTEAESAILGDSTRSNWPSDPFESQVKGHNQVLFADNKSRVTISSRPASARPAASEHDMRAILT; encoded by the coding sequence ATGCTGCGCCGTCTCCGAGTGGCTGAGATCCttcgagaagagcagagagctGCCCGAAAAAGGCAGTGCCTCGCTGCTGCAAGCTGTCTACATGCAGAAGGTCGAGCGGAGGCACCCGGAGGTCCGGAGAAGGAGCGGAAGAGACTTCGTCCGTTCtctgaagaggcgaaggtcgaaagaaaaacgaggaaagtcgggaagcggagagaaatCGCCGTCGACTCGCGTCAGTTTCGTTCGATTTCGTGTGAACTGCCAGACAGCTTCGCCAGCGAGGTGGCTgacgagagaacaagagaaaacgcggcgTTTCTTTGGAGCACAGAGGCAGAGTCGGCGATTCTTGGGGACTCGACGCGGAGCAACTGGCCGAGCGACCCGTTTGAAAGCCAGGTCAAAGGCCATAATCAAGTCCTTTTCGCAGACAACAAGTCAAGGGTGACGATCAGCAGTCGTCCAGCGTCTGCCAGACCGGCCGCTAGCGAACACGACATGCGAGCGATCCTCACATAA
- a CDS encoding regulator of chromosome condensation (RCC1) repeat-containing protein (encoded by transcript TGME49_236250), whose product MCVPNLLPSFSRFLETLVVTKGPGRTECQGKTWQVFSLFATACASTDTRKVASHSRQKRKKAETDKGVFLLPFLSSCASLKAEAAAATWSPVYVQPEPALWQSWRSTPDGRVAHSELQFEKQTAMWSFSLSRPLLSSGGLRSHLAERRQQSTQFLDSAAASPALSPLLCSCEYSRLYPPSLKSRGFHSERLLPSASHSECRVGFHVSRFRFQGSTSTRSISSAARTAAQHLPASSSSCVFTHAFSPSQPPFLRSQGTRFLPDPTLTFALPQLVGSAFCSLRSSSVCRPPSLSSPFSSLCQLSLPFLSRAVARSVVSSSSSIASPSSSFSSSSLSAASSPPRPPSSRSSSWSLWYVSLSANSSATPQELLRLPPSPASSPSLSPSSSAPSSSVQDEQREPVRGEGREEQSNGDSRGSSRSFAALPITSLSVGRTHGACVIDGKVFAFGRSNAKGQLGSALASSALRPSGGSSFSPIVSLLAPLASFFSFASAPAFELMQVDPPEGGWKGKVVKVACGATHACALTDLGCMYTWGAPSGLFQGSPLGVGDCRRRVRPTLVSSFVRAREHVEDVACGPSWTLCTTRSNRVYAAGSSDFGVTGRGATGSSSVFQEVEFFHSVLLPSSPSFAATSAFSPAFSSPGVRTPGGPSRAAAPAGAEQGISAGDSQLFSPSLESLGALQGLTAAEMQAQLRGQLPVHFREKLRERRSLDEEPAARNSSSFPASRSFLCGLPNSEAATRSCPAEHPPLPGRRQTPRDVCGVRTPEPGRAGDATGSFRAQRRETGCREGGAVLECGGTERVAGVSARGEPGDRAERALRRTGLVPSPDAASRASGESPGVAGTREGQKGGNDGETDSFHHGEMHSRKQTKVRHIACGSRHSLLATDDGRLWAWGRNEEGQLGREVEATAMTGASISFSPYPVLVHSLLRGGARVSQVAGSSTQSFALSEDGSLHAWGGSWGRKPVAMTLHPRFEQSAIKGNVTKLAAGWEEREDEDCVLAVTDSGDLYVWGASLAASFRAAASAAVASMPGARPEKESTHAESETREGARDKEPVKIDRTKLFGGGAVRDVACGPLGVLVLVEH is encoded by the exons atgTGTGTACCAAATCTCCTCCCCTCGTTTTCAAGGTTCCTGGAGACTCTGGTAGTGACCAAAGGCCCAGGTCGCACAGAATGCCAGGGGAAGACCTGGCAGGTCTTTTCACTCTtcgccactgcatgcgcctccaCAGACACCCGCAAAGTCGCGAGCCACAgccgacagaaaagaaaaaaagcagagacagacaaaggagtttttctgcttccctttctttcctcctgtgCATCACtgaaggcggaggcggcggctgcCACTTGGTctccggtgtacgtacagccggAGCCTGCGCTCTGGCAGAGCTGGCGAAGCACTCCTGACGGCCGCGTTGCTCACAGCGAGTTGCAATTCGAGAAACAAACAGCAATGTGgagtttttctttgtctcgtcctctcctttcttctggagGACTGAGGTCGCACCTcgcggaaaggagacagcaatCGACACAATTTTTAGACTCCGCGGCcgcctctcccgctctctctccacttctctgtTCTTGCGAATATTCTCGACTGTATCCACCTTCTCTGAAGTCTCGAGGTTTTCACTCGGAACGCCTcttgccttctgcgtctcatTCCGAGTGCCGGGTCGGCTTTCATGTCTCGCGTTTCCGGTTTCAAGGATCGACTTCTACACGCTCGATTTCTTCCGCGGCGAGAACTGCGGCCCAGCACCTGCCTGCTTCGTCATCGTCTTGTGTCTTCACTCatgctttctctccctcgcagCCTCCCTTCCTTCGTTCGCAGGGAACGCGCTTTCTGCCCGACCCAACGCTGACCTTTGCTCTCCCGCAGCTGGTCggctctgctttctgttctttgcggtcttcttcagtctgtcgtcccccgtctctctcttctcccttttcttccctctgtcaGCTCTccttgccttttctctcgcgcgccgTTGCTCGCTcagtcgtctcttcttcttcgtcgatagcttctccttcctcgagcttctcctcctcgagtctctctgctgcctcctctccaccGCGTCCCCcctcgtctcgttcttcgtcaTGGTCTCTTTGGtacgtttctctctctgcaaaTTCTTCTGCGACACCGCAAgagcttctgcgtctccctccctctcctgcgtcttctccttccctctcgccttcttcctctgctccctcgtcttcggtTCAAgatgaacagagagaacctgTGCGGGGGGAAGGGCGGGAGGAGCAGTCGAACGGCGACTCTCGAGGAAGTTCGAGGAGCTTTGCAGCCTTGCCAATCACCAGTTTGTCGGTGGGTCGGACACACGGCGCCTGCGTGATCGACGGGAAGGTCTTCGCGTTCGGCAGAAGCAACGCGAAAGGCCAGCTCGGCTCGGCGCTGGCGTCTTCCGCTCTCCGTCCTTCCGGaggttcttccttctctcccatcgtttctcttctcgcgcctcttgcctctttcttctccttcgccagCGCTCCCGCCTTCGAGTTAATGCAAGTAGACCCACCTGAGGGCGGCTGGAAAGGGAAGGTCGTGAAGGTCGCCTGCGGCGCCACGCACGCATGCGCCCTCACCGAcctcgggtgtatgtacacctggggAGCGCCTTCGGGCCTCTTTCAGGGCAGCCCCCTTGGAGTGGGCGACTGCCGCCGCCGCGTCCGCCCAACTTTGGTTTCTTCG TTCGttcgagcgagagaacaTGTCGAGGACGTCGCCTGCGGACCTTCCTGGACGCTCTGCACCACCC GCAGCAACCGCGTGTACGCGGCAGGCAGTTCGGACTTTGGAGTGACTGGCCGTGGCGCGACGGGAAGTTCTTCCGTCTTCCAGGAAGTCGAGTTTTTCCACtcggttcttctcccctcttctccatctttcgCCGCGACTTCCGCCTTTTCGCcagccttctcttctcccggcGTTCGTACGCCTGGGGGTCCTTCACGCGCGGCGGCGCCTGCAGGCGCGGAACAGGGCATCTCTGCGGGGGACTCGCAgcttttctcgccgtcgctcgaGTCTCTCGGCGCCTTGCAAGGTCTCACAGCTGCAGAGATGCAGGCCCAGTTGCGTGGACAGCTTCCAGTGCACTTCCGGGAGAAGCTGCGCGAAAGGCGCTCTCTCGACGAGGAGCCAGCGGCGAGAAACAGTTCCAGCTTCCCTGCCTCCAGGTCCTTCCTGTGCGGCCTCCCAAACTCCGAGGCCGCGACGCGGAGCTGCCCCGCAGAACATCCCCCCCTCCCTGGGAGGCGCCAGACGCCGCGCGACGtctgcggtgtacgtacacccgagccCGGGAGAGCCGGCGACGCCACAGGCTCTTTTCGAGCGCAGCGGCGCGAAACTggatgcagagaaggcggagcaGTTCTCGAGTGTgggggaacagagagagttGCGGGAGTCTCTGCCCGCGGCGAGccgggagacagagcggaGAGGGCGCTGAGGAGGACTGGCCTGGTGCCGAGTCCCGATGCTGCGTCGCGCGCGAGCGGCGAGTCTCCGGGTGTCGCGGGGACCAGGGAAGGACAGAAGGGTGGAAACGACGGCGAAACCGATTCCTTTCACCACGGAGAAATGCACagcagaaaacagacgaaagtGCGACACATTGCATGCGGCTCTCGGcactctctcctcgccaccGACGACGGTCGTTTGTGGGCAtgggggagaaacgaagagggaCAGCTTGgcagagaagtcgaggcC ACAGCAATGACGGGCGCCAGCATCAGCTTTTCTCCCTACCCTGTCCTCGTCCACTCTCTGCTCCGAGgcggcgcgcgcgtctctcagGTGGCTGGAAGTTCCACGCAGTCCTTCGCGCTCTCGG AGGACGGAAGTCTGCATGCCTGGGGCGGCAGCTGGGGAAGAAAACCTGTGGCTATGACTCTCCACCCTCGCTTCGAGCAG AGCGCGATAAAGGGGAATGTCACGAAGCTCGCCGCAGGATgggaggagcgagaagacgaagactgCGTTCTGGCTGTCACAG ATTCCGGCGATCTCTACGTCTGgggcgcctctctcgccgcctcgtTCCGCGCGGCGGCGTCTGCCGCTGTTGCCTCCATGCCGGGCGCCAGGCCTGAAAAAGAGTCAACGCATGCTGAGTCCGAGACGCGGGAAGGAGCACGAGACAAAGAGCCTGTGAAAATCGATAGAACAAAGCTTTTCGGTGGCGGGGCAGTGCGCGATGTCGCATGCGGCCCTCTTGGCGTTCTCGTTCTCGTCGAACActga
- a CDS encoding Tyrosine kinase-like (TKL) protein (encoded by transcript TGME49_236240) encodes MQTFKQFCTNWVAPALQFGQRQYVIGTRTLREERQLSEGGFGFVSCVRDVSSGETFALKRILCQEKERYRVARAEAKLMESLPPHPNIVGFFGAAVETVAATSTTGSAREVLLLLELCEGGHLLDLLDRHNGSLKEEWILHIVKEITAGLAHLHSQPTPVAHRDLKIENVLCCEKNRDSEGRREREDKRGDKGGREEKSEERTGETPEGKSPLDFSFKLCDFGSSNTRQVDTACCSREELLRTEDEIERNTTLMYRPPEMVDVYRGLLIGPQADMWMLGCILYTLCFFRHPFQDASSLAIANANYTVPSNKYSEELIDLLHWLLSADPNDRPTSAQLLSLLDSSSLEERMRERRQCMREGRRRGDKAGRRRAEKKEKKPSGDAEEKQGKQKSAKSDLSHSSDEQSFAFPSSTHSSDDLFSTLVSNVAPASSSPHSSSPSSTSNSSSSATNSSSSVTNSSSATNSSSATNSSSSFLLSVFEGSDSAWFPSEDSWQRKTPGDKETFPSGFSGQNEESWQDSASFFSWGENGGGQSVKPSEDFFGGDADPFLKTEPLEWGEHTVPSFPGWCEDEKPEKPSELENDSSKAPSRKSKKDSESKSENGTADAWRDRGFAAGGNGSSSLAASPSCSTAVDIFHTVSSSPSVSSSHSASSSSSSKATLSLPVASSRGVDDLTLEQPPRSRSQLLSSPTAGYNTRRVSQAPSPFNARAVSLSFPQGAPPAGTRERCENAEDGGERQKLAGASPAPFDLFGDFCATSAAAAAAHHKAAHATTSQWSAFAQPR; translated from the exons atgCAGACATTTAAGCAGTTTTGTACGAACTGGGTCGCCCCGGCGCTCCAGTTCGGCCAGAGGCAGTATGTGATTGGAACTCGgactctgcgagaagagagacaacttTCTGAGG GTGGATTCGGATTCGTTTCCTGCGTCCGAGATGTCTCCTCTGGAGAGACGTTCGCCTTGAAACGAATTCTCTgtcaagagaaagaacgctACAGGGTGGCCCGTGCAGAGGCGAAACTCATG gAGTCTTTGCCTCCCCACCCAAACATTGTGGGGTTTTTCGGTGCAGCTGTCGAGACAGTGGCCGCTACGTCCACGACCGGCTCTGCTCGGGAggttcttctgctcctggAACTGTGCGAGGGAGGCCATCTCCTTGATCTCCTCGACAGACATAATGGGTCTCTTAAAGAGGAGTGGATTCTCCACATCGTCAAGGAAATCACAGC AGGCCTCGCGCATTTGCATTCGCAGCCGACGCCCGTCGCTCACCGAGACCTGAAAATCGAGAACGTGCTCTgctgcgagaaaaacagagactctGAGGGACgccgggagagagaagacaagcgcggagacaaaggcggcagagaagagaagagcgaggaaagaactggagagacCCCGGAGGGAAAGTCACCTCTCGATTTCTCTTTTAAATTGTGCGACTTCGGAAGCAGCAACACCCGCCAAGTCGACACAGCCTGCTGCTCCCGGGAGGAACTCCTCAGAACAGAGGACGAAATCGAACGCAACACAACTCTCATGTACAG gccTCCAGAGATGGTCGACGTCTACCGCGGTCTCCTCATCGGGCCTCAGGCCGACATGTGG ATGCTCGGGTGTATTCTGTACactctttgcttctttcggCACCCTTTTCaagacgcgtcttctctggcgATCGCCAACGCGAACTACACAGTTCCGAGCAACAA ATACAGCGAAGAGTTGATCGACTTGCTTCActggcttctctctgcggatCCGAACGACCGCCCAACGTCTGCCcagttgctgtctcttctggactcctcgtcgctcgaagaacgcatgcgggagagacggcagtgcatgcgcgaggggagacgaagaggagacaaagctGGGCGGCGCcgcgcggagaagaaggagaagaaaccttCTGGCGAtgcggaagagaaacagggcAAGCAG AAATCTGCCAAGTCCGACTTGTCTCACAGCAGCGACGAACAgtctttcgccttcccttcttctaCACACTCGTCAGACGACCTCTTCTCAACTCTCGTCTCTAACGTCGCTCCTGCTTCCTCCAGCCCACATTcgtcctcgccgtcttcgacttctaactcttcttcttctgctacgaattcttcttcttctgttacgaactcttcttctgcgaccaactcttcttctgctacgaactcttcttcgtcctttcttctttcggtTTTTGAAGGCAGTGACTCTGCCTGGTTTCCGTCGGAGGACTCTTGGCAACGAAAGACGccgggagacaaagagacgtTTCCCTCAGGTTTCTCTGGACAGAACGAAGAATCATGGCAAGACAGCGCGAGTTTCTTCAGCTggggagagaacggaggcGGGCAGAGTGTCAAGCCATCCGAAGACTTCTtcggaggagacgcagatcCGTTCTTGAAGACAGAGCCTCTGGAGTGGGGAGAGCACACAGTCCCGAGCTTCCCTGGCTGgtgcgaagacgagaagccgGAAAAGCCATCGGAGCTGGAGAACG ACTCGTCGAAAGCGCCAAGCAGAAAGTCAAAGAAAGACTCAGAGTCGAAGAGCGAAAACGGCACCGCCGACGCGTGGAGAGATCGAGGCTTCGCCGCTGGTGGCAACGgaagttcttctctcgcagcgTCTCCATCTTGCTCCACTGCGGTCGACATCTTCCACACTGTTTCCTCCAGcccttctgtttcgtccAGCCATTCTGCttcgtcatcttcttcctcaaagGCAACTCTGTCGTTGcctgtcgcgtcttctcgagGCGTTGATGATCTCACTCTGGAGCAGCCCCCGCGGAGTCGTTCTCAgctcctttcctcgccgACCGCCGGCTATAATACGAGGCGCGTATCGCAGGCGCCTTCTCCGTTCAACGCCAGAgccgtgtctctttcttttcctcaggGCGCGCCTCCTGCGGGGACTCGAGAAAGATGCGAGAACGCCGAGGACGGCGGAGAGCGACAAAAGTTAGCAGGAGCCTCCCCTGCTCCCTTCGACCTCTTCGGCGACTTCTGCGCGACCtccgcagctgcagccgcCGCACACCACAAggccgcgcatgcaacgacCAGCCAGTGGAGTGCCTTCGCCCAGCCAAGAtaa
- a CDS encoding protein phosphatase 2C domain-containing protein (encoded by transcript TGME49_236260), which yields METQRRRRISLRFADMSRRPGLLSFDPEEEDFSSAASTKLRFTPTTQSAPRISSAASPFAAASPVSSRESRLPSRRGASSRDSREETYEGRSSGEAAAREVTDERVHTRRRSERERSLSAEESSDSRSGRRRERREARKDAGSQRQWRRPEGSWRNREGDTGDRERQRERDRDRERDRERERERDRERDRDRDRERDRERQREREKEREREKERERERFRDRDRDRDRDRERDRDRERERERERERDRDRERDRERERDREREREREREKEGEEREEKGSEDRKRGWKRREDREERRSFLSEEGMVSPFKTMGELTQEKFLVETQQEQEERSAQLKDSVESEKLLEHILSRARNSRAQRLGVAASFSSVEESSFPSFSSSGDGAGDIHGAQLASSSSRSPSREGSLSPRVDDSALASFPAFSPSTSDELFSQAAVWGAGGERTGKKAANAVDRGFALSFGASATVGRRQAMEDATQTVPCFLDGTSAYFAMFDGHNGSELAHFARSQLHAMLAQTLAASSLDVSALSKAAIERSLTDVFHQIDRAYERRNRGASDGATALVLLIRWVEDRSGLNRRRPPREMQPGGEDCMRRNRVQIFLAHAGDTRAVLGKVLPRWSEAGGTEREAEEARGRRTKVKADRLTQDHKPSRDDERLRIERHGGTVVDLGCPRVMVGSVNMALAVSRCLGDFALKRYSEHIVLSTPDVSSRELVPGRDAFVVIASDGLWDVLTDEEAAKLVQRRIDNFFQRSAKRGERGEELSPANARETGAEKTKRGGDLDGWFDPGEEARESQDEGDSWWERGRQRKSKAQRDGEREARRTEPSEQDVEAEDAEAFEDYVPKAVLEAAANDLIRVALARMSQDNISVLIVHFGWKRRTSQK from the exons ATGGAAACTCAGCGACGTCGACGTATTTCGCTTCGCTTTGCAGACATGTCGCGCCGGCCTGGACTCCTCAGTTTCGAccctgaggaggaagacttttcttctgcggccTCGACGAAACTCAGGTTCACACCGACGACGCAGAGCGCGCCGCGTATCTCCTCTGCGGCCTCGCCTTTTGCAGCTGCTTCgccagtttcttctcgagaAAGCCGTCTCCCCTCCCGCCGGGGAGCAAGCTCGAGAGACTCCCGAGAAGAGACGTACGAAGGCCGCAGCTCGGGGGAAGCTGCGGCGAGAGAGGTCACTGACGAAAGGGTCCATACCCGGCGAcggtcagagagagaacgaagcctCTCCGCggaggagagcagcgacTCACGTtcagggagacgaagggaacggagagaggcgagaaaagacgcCGGAAGTCAGCGACAGTGGAGACGCCCCGAAGGCTCCtggaggaacagagaaggcgacacaggagaccgagagaggcaaagggagagagatcgagacagagagagagacagagagcgagagcgagagagagatagagagcgagacagagatagagatagagagcgagatagagagagacaaagggagagagagaaagaaagggagagagagaaagaaagggagagagagagatttAGGGACAGGGATAGAgatagagacagagatagagaaagagacagagatagagagagagaaagggagagagagagagaaagagacagagatagagagagagatagagagagagaaagagacagggagagagagagagaaagggagagagagaaagaaggagaagaaagagaggagaagggaagcgagGATCGAAAGCGTGGatggaagcggagagaagacagggaggaGCGACGATCGTTTCTGTCGGAAGAGGGCATGGTGTCGCCGTTCAAAACAATGGGAGAGTTGACGCAAGAGAAGTTTCTTGTGGAGACGCAGcaagaacaggaagagcgGTCTGCTCAACTGAAAGACTCTGTGGAGTCTGAGAAACTTCTCGAGCACATTCTCAGTAGGGCTCGGAACAGTCGCGCTCAGCGACTCGG TGTGGCGGCCTCGTTCTCGTCGGTCGAAgagtcttcgtttccttccttttcctcctcggGAGACGGCGCTGGTGACATCCACGGCGCACAGCtcgcgtcgtcgtcttcgcggtctccttctcgcgagGGAAGTCTCTCTCCGCGAGTCGACGACTCTGCGCTGGCTTCCTTCCCAGCCTTCTCGCCATCGACATCGGATGAACTCTTCTCTCAAGCAGCTGTCTGGGGGGCAGGCGGAGAGcggacggggaagaaggctGCGAACGCTGTCGACAGAGGCTTTGCACTCTCCTTCGGTGCGAGTGCTACAGTCGGACGCAGGCAGGCCATGGAAGACGCGACGCAGACTGTGCCTTGCTTTCTCGACGGCACGTCTGCGTACTTTGCCA TGTTCGACGGCCACAACGGGAGCGAGCTCGCGCACTTCGCGCGTTCtcagctgcatgcgatgTTGGCGCAGACGCTTGCGGCTTCGTCTCTGGAcgtctctgcgctctcgAAGGCGGCGATTGAGCGCTCGCTCACAGACGTTTTCCACCAGATCGATCGCGCGTACGAACGACGAAACCGAGGCGCGTCAGACGGAGCCACagctctcgttctcctcatTCGCTGGGTGGAAGACCGCAGCGGCTTGAATCGCAGGCGGCCGCCGCGCGAGATGCAgcctggaggcgaagactgcatgcgcagaaacCGGGTGCAAATCTTCCTCGCGCATGCGGGAGACACCCGCGCGGTTCTGGGGAAGGTCTTGCCTCGCTGGTCGGAAGCCGgcggaacggagagagaggcggaggaggcCAGAGGGCGGAGAACGAAAGTCAAGGCGGACCGGCTCACGCAAGACCACAAACCGAGTCGAGACGACGAACGCCTGCGAATCGAAAGACACGGAGGAACCGTCGTCGACCTCGGATGTCCACG AGTTATGGTCGGGTCGGTCAATATGGCCCTTGCGGTCTCGCGGTGTCTCGGAGACTTTGCGTTGAAAAGATATTCCGAGCACATTGTTCTCTCGACTCCCGACGTCTCCTCCAG AGAGCTCGTTCCTGGGCGAGACGCGTTCGTCGTAATCGCGAGCGATGGACTGTGGGATGTACTGacggacgaggaggcggcgaagctGGTTCAGAGGAGAATCGACAACTTCTTCCAGAGAAGCGCAAAGCGCGGCGAACGCGGCGAGGAGCTCTCGCCtgcaaacgcgagagagacaggcgccgagaaaacaaagagaggcggcgacCTCGACGGCTGGTTCGAcccaggcgaagaagcgcgagagagtcaagacgaaggcgacagctGGTGGGAACGtggaagacagcgaaaaagcaaagcgcagagagacggcgaacgCGAAGCGAGGCGAACTGAACCATCGGAACAGGATGTCGAAGCAGAAGATGCCGAGGCCTTTGAAGA